TCGAAACATAACCACCTGACCTGCTGCGCAAAAGCGCGGACAATGCGCCCTCTTTGCGCACTCCGTACCCCATGGGACCCGTCTATGAAAACCACCCTGCGCCTGACGTTGCTGTCGGCCCTGTTCATATCCACCCTGGCCCAGGCCGCCGAGTTGATCCCGATTGACGTGCACCGTGATGCCAATTGCGGCTGCTGCAAGAAGTGGATCAGCCACCTGGAAAGCAACGGCTTCAAGGTCAACGACCATGTTGAAGCCGATATGAGTTCGGTCAAACAGCGACTGGGCGTAGCACCCCGCCTGGCGTCCTGCCATACCGCGGTGATCGACGGCAAATTCGTCGAAGGCCACGTACCCGCCGATCAGGTATTGGCCCTGCGCAAGCGTGACGACCTGCTGGGCATCGCCGCACCGGGCATGCCCATGGGCTCGCCGGGCATGGAAATGGATGGCATGAGCGACGCCTATCAAGTCATTGGCCTGACCCGCGAAGGCAAAGATGTAGTGGTCGCCGAATACCCGGCCCACTGATTGATGCTCGCAGGCTATGCAGGGCTGTTTTTCAGCGCCTTCGGCGCCGCCACGCTGTTGCCACTGCAATCGGAAGCGGTACTCGTCGCGCTGCTGCTCAATGGCAACTACTCGGTAGGGTTGCTGCTGGGGATCGCGACCCTGGGCAATGTCTTGGGCTCGTTGGTCAACTGGTTGTTGGGGCGCTCGGTCGAAGTGTTCAAGGACCGCCGCTGGTTTCCCGTCAGCACCGCACAACTGGAAAAGGCCCGTAGCCACTATCGACGCTGGGGACATTGGTCGCTGCTGCTCAGTTGGGTACCGATCATTGGCGATCCACTGACCCTGGTGGCCGGGGTGATGAAGGAGCCGCTATGGCGTTTTTTGTTAATCGTCAGCCTGGCCAAGGCGGCTCGTTATGCCGTGGTGGCAATGCTGACGCTGCACTGGATGTAACAGTTAACAGGTTACCGATCCTCCCGGGTGTGCCACAGGCGCAGTAGATAGATTGTGGAGTCCACTATTTCGTAGCGCATCTCATACTGGCCGATCTGAATTCGGCGCACATCCCTTGCTTCGAACTCTTCCAGACGTTCGCCGATGCGTGGGTTGGCCAACAGCGTCGTTGGCGCGGCTGTGAGGCGCTGCACGGCGTGTGCGGCGGCAGATTGATTCACCGCGGCCAGAAACTCATAAAGCCGGCTAATGTCGGACAGCGCGCTGCTCGTCCACTTCAACTCCATTAGCGTGGTACCGGCAATGGCGCGTCGGTGCTTAGGCTGTCCGCCCAGGCTTGGACTGCTTGGTGATCAATGACGCGTCCAGCGTCAACATCTGCCAAGGCTTCGCGTGTCAGTCGGCTACGTTCTTCTTCCTGGTCGATCCAAGCGGAGAGCGCCTGTCTGACGATCCAGTTTTTGGAGCGCTCCAGGCGTTCTGCCATCAAATCGACTTTTTGGGCCAGTTGCTCAGGGACGTGAGCCGTGACAGATCGGGTTTTCCCTGGGGTTGCCATGATAGAGGCTCCTGATAGTTAATCGATTCAAAGTTAATCGTAGTAAATAATTCTACATCGTCAAGCGCGCCGTCAGGTTGACGTATATGGACGTGCCCGCCAAAAGCCCTGCCAATGACCGCTGATGCACGACAAGAACTTCTGTGGCGCGACTTGGGAGGCGTCGGTGAAGCCGGTTACCGGGTTGATCGCGCCGTACCAGATCGGCTTCTGCACCTCCAGCAAGCCCGAGCACTATCAGTACAGCTTCCAGCAGCTGGCAATCAACACTCTGGCCACAAACGAGGGGCGTGGAACTCGGCGTTGATTTACGACATGATCTTCACCCAGCCGGTGTACTACGAGTTCAAGGACCTGCAGATGCCCACCCTGCTGCTGATTGGTACGTTTGATATCACCGCCATCGGTAGTGATAACGCACCGCCCGAGGTCAAGGCCAGGATCGGCCGCTACAACGAACTGGGCAAGCAGGTGGCCAAGCTCATTCCCCATTCAACGCTGGTGGAGTTCCCAGGCCTGGGCCATGCCCCGCAGATGGAAGAACCCGCGCACTTTCACCAGGCGCTGTTGCAAGGACTCAAGGCGCTCTAATTCCACTTAACCCTAGGCAGGTGTGCATGTCAGTACAGATAGCAGTCATTGACGATTGGCAAAATGTGGCACGTGACGTAGTGGATTGGTCCGCCCTGGAAGCGATCGGCAAGGTGCACTTCCTGCATGACTATCCCGCCGACACCGCGACCCTGATCGAGCGTTTGCAGGGTTTTGAGGTGATTTGCCTGATGCGTGAGCGCACAACCTTCGACAAGGCGCTGTTGCAGGGACTGCCGGCCCTTAAATTGCTGGTCACCGGCGGCATGCGCAACGCGGCCATCGACCTCGCCGCCGCCAAGGCCCTGGGCATCCAGGTGTGTGGCACCGACAGCTACAAACACGCGGCGCCCGAGCTGACCTGGGCCCTGATCATGGCTTCCACCCGCAATCTACTGGCCGAAGCGAATTCCTTGCGCGCCGGCCAGTGGCAGCAAGGGCTGGGCGGCGATCTACATGGCAAGACCCTGGGCATCCTCGGTTTGGGCAGCATCGGCCAGCGCGTGGCGCAGTTTGGCCAAGTGTTTGGCATGCGCGTGATTGCGTGGAGTGAAAACCTCACCATAGAACGGGCGGCGGCTGTCGGGGTGACCTGGGTCAGCAAGCGCGAGCTGTTCGAGCAGGCAGATGTTCTGTCGATTCACCTGGTACTCAGCGAGCGCAGCCGTGGCCTGGTAGATGCCCAGGCCCTGGGCTGGATGAAACCCAGCGCGCGCCTGGTCAACACCGCACGCGGGCCGATCGTCGATGAGGCGGCGTTGATCGATGCGCTGCGCCATGGGCGATTGGCGGGCGCGGCGCTGGATGTGTTCGCACATGAGCCGTTGCCAGTCGATCACCCGTTTCGCCATCTGCCCAATGTATTGGCCACACCCCATGTGGGCTATGTCAGCGAGCACAACTACCGGCAGTTCTATGGGCAGATGATCGACGACATCCAGGCGTGGGCCAGTGGGCAGGCATTGCGCAGCCTGATCTGATTATTTACTTTAAGTACATATAGTAAGATATTGATTTATATAGATATAAACTCTTAACAAATCACTTTAAGTAGGCGACTGCACTCTATCGAGCAGCCCAACCCCGATGCCCCACGAAGAGGCATTTCCCTGTAGGAGCCGGCTTGCCGGCGATGGCGACCTTGAGAAGTGCGCCGTTGACGAAGGCCTCAGCGCCGGCAAGGGAAGCGCCCGGCTGAAAAAATAAAATTGTCCTACAGCATTATCCTACAGCCCTTGCGTGCTCTGGCCTGTGCCCTAGACTCATGACCGATGGGTCACGATCAGAATAAAAGCCCCCGCAATAAATCTAAACTTTCCAACTCTGCCGTAGGTCAGGTTTAAGGTAGGACGCACGCTACCGGCGCCAGCCGGACGTCCGCCCATCCAATCTATTTATCAGTTCGGTGCAATTGGCATAAGCCTTGCCAGTCTGTGCAGTGCTAGTGCGCGTGACCGCAGGACGCGGTTGACTTTCGCTGAGGGCGCCAGGCTCTCGGCTGACTCACACATGGGAGAGAATTATGATCAGTGCCACTTCGGGAATTCAGGGACAGCGTTTCAGTCAGCCGGTCGAGGGGCCAACCGCCTTGGTTGACCTGCCTGGCACAGTGGTGCGGCCGGTCTCGTCTCAAAACCCCAATCGCAAGAAAGTCCTGTTTGTAACCTCGGAACTGGCCGATCTGGTGAAAACCGGTGGCCTGGGAGATGTGTCCGCAGCCCTGCCCCGGGCCATGGCGCACCTACACGATGTGCGCGTGCTGATTCCGGGCTACCGCCAGGTGCTGGACAGCGACAACCCGATCCATATCATCGGCGAACTCGGCGGCCATGCTGCGCTGCCGCCGTGCAAGATCGGGCGCATGGACCTCAAGGATGGCTTGGTCATCTATGTCCTGATCTGCCCCGAACTGTACGAGCGCGAAGGCACGCCGTATGGCGCCAACAACGGTCGCGACTGGCCTGACAACCACATCCGCTTCGCCCGCCTGGGCCTGGCCGCCGCTGATATTGCCGCCAACCTCGCGCAAATCCACTGGTGCCCGGACCTGGTGCACGCCCATGACTGGCCAGCCGGCCTGGCGCCGGCCTATATGCACTGGCGTGGGTCACGCACCCCCCACCCTGTTCACCATTCATAACCTGGCTTACCAGGGTGTGGTGAGCCTGGCCTCGACCCCGGAGCTGGGGATTCCCGAACATGCCTTGCAACAGGAAGGCATGGAGTTCTACGGCAAGATGTCCTTCCTCAAGGCCGGCATGGCGTATTCCAGCCATATCACCACGGTCAGCGCCACCTACGCCCGGGAGATCACCACCCCCGAGTTCGGTTGCGGCCTGGATGGCTTCCTTGCCAGCAAGACCCAGCAAGGTCTGCTCAGTGGTATTCCCAACGGCATCGATGAAAGCTGGGAGTCGTCCACCGACCCGCACCTGGATCACCCCTTCAATATCGGCGATTGGCAAGGCAAGGCGGTCAACGCCAGCCATGTGCGCAAGCTATTCGGCCTGGACGCGTCCACCGGCCCGCTGTTCGCCGTGGTGTCGCGCCTGGTGTACCAGAAAGGCCTGGACCTGACCGAGGCCGTCGCCGGCTTTATTGTGGAAAACGGTGGGCAGATCGCGATTATCGGCCGTGGCGAGCCGGAAGAAGAACAAGCCATGCGTGCCTTGGCCCTGAGGTTCCCCGGGCGCATTGGGGTACGAATCGGCTTTAACGAAACCGATGCCCGCCGCATGTTTGCCGGCAGCGACTTTTTGTTGATGCCCTCGCGCTACGAGCCTTGCGGCCTGAGCCAGATGTACGCCCAGCGCTTCGGCTCGCTGCCGGTGGCGCGCAATACCGGCGGCCTGGCTGACACCATCGAAGACGGCGTGACCGGCTTTTTGTTCGACGAATCCACCGTGCAAAGCTACGAAGCCGCCCTCGCCCGCGCCTTCAAGGTGTTTGCCTTCCCAGGCCTGTTCAACGCCATGCGCTGCCGAGCCATGGCCGCGCCGTTCAACTGGTGCCAGGCGGTAGAACCCTATGCGGAACTTTACGAGCAACTGGTAGCGAAAGCGCTGGGAAAATCAGCGAAAGCATAAAGAGGTTGGAATAGATGCCGTTACGGACTCTGGAAACATGGCCCCACGGCGCGATCATGCAGGATGCGCAACATACCCGCTTCGCCCTGTGGGCGCCTGATGCGTCTGATGTCAGCGTCCAGCTGCACAATGGTCAGTCAGTGCCCATGCTGCCCCAGGCAGAGGGCTGGTTTGTCGCCCATGTACGCTGTGGGGCCGGCACCCGCTACCACTACACCGTTGATGGTGAGCGGGACGTGCCGGACCCTGCTTCACGCCTGCAGCATGCTGATGTGCATGGCGACAGCGTGGTGGTCGATCCCCAGGCCTACTCCTGGCGCCACAGCACTTGGCAAGGCCGGCCCTGGCATGAAGCGGTGATCTACGAGCTGCATGTGGGGATACTGGGTGGCTACGCCGCTGTGGAGCAGCACCTGCCACGCCTGGCAGAGCTGGGCGTTACCGCCATCGAGCTGATGCCCTTGGCCCAATGCCCCGGTGAACGCAACTGGGGCTACGACGGGGTCTTGCCCTACGCACCACAGGCATCCCTGGGCACACCCGAGCAGTTGCAACACCTGATCGACACGGCCCATGAGCATGGCCTGGCGGTGATCCTCGACGTGGTCTACAACCACTTTGGTCCCGACGGCAATTACCTGGGCCAGTATGCCAAAGGCTTTTTCCGCGAAGACAGCCACACCCCGTGGGGCGCCGGCATCGACTTTCGCCGCCGCGAAGTGCGCGACTTCTTTATCGACAACGCCCTGATGTGGCTTATGGACTACCGCTTCGACGGTCTGCGCCTGGACGCGGTGCATGCCATCAACGATCCGACGTTCCTGACGGCGCTGGCCCAACGGATACGTGAGCAGGTAGACCCGGGGCGCCACGTGTGGCTGGTGCTGGAAAACGAATTCAACCAGGCCGGCCTGTTGCAGCAGGGCTTCGACGCGCAATG
The Pseudomonas hygromyciniae genome window above contains:
- a CDS encoding DUF411 domain-containing protein, whose protein sequence is MKTTLRLTLLSALFISTLAQAAELIPIDVHRDANCGCCKKWISHLESNGFKVNDHVEADMSSVKQRLGVAPRLASCHTAVIDGKFVEGHVPADQVLALRKRDDLLGIAAPGMPMGSPGMEMDGMSDAYQVIGLTREGKDVVVAEYPAH
- a CDS encoding D-2-hydroxyacid dehydrogenase family protein, translated to MSVQIAVIDDWQNVARDVVDWSALEAIGKVHFLHDYPADTATLIERLQGFEVICLMRERTTFDKALLQGLPALKLLVTGGMRNAAIDLAAAKALGIQVCGTDSYKHAAPELTWALIMASTRNLLAEANSLRAGQWQQGLGGDLHGKTLGILGLGSIGQRVAQFGQVFGMRVIAWSENLTIERAAAVGVTWVSKRELFEQADVLSIHLVLSERSRGLVDAQALGWMKPSARLVNTARGPIVDEAALIDALRHGRLAGAALDVFAHEPLPVDHPFRHLPNVLATPHVGYVSEHNYRQFYGQMIDDIQAWASGQALRSLI
- a CDS encoding type II toxin-antitoxin system RelE/ParE family toxin yields the protein MELKWTSSALSDISRLYEFLAAVNQSAAAHAVQRLTAAPTTLLANPRIGERLEEFEARDVRRIQIGQYEMRYEIVDSTIYLLRLWHTREDR
- a CDS encoding CopG family ribbon-helix-helix protein; the encoded protein is MATPGKTRSVTAHVPEQLAQKVDLMAERLERSKNWIVRQALSAWIDQEEERSRLTREALADVDAGRVIDHQAVQAWADSLSTDAPLPVPR
- a CDS encoding YqaA family protein; protein product: MLAGYAGLFFSAFGAATLLPLQSEAVLVALLLNGNYSVGLLLGIATLGNVLGSLVNWLLGRSVEVFKDRRWFPVSTAQLEKARSHYRRWGHWSLLLSWVPIIGDPLTLVAGVMKEPLWRFLLIVSLAKAARYAVVAMLTLHWM